The Rhododendron vialii isolate Sample 1 chromosome 8a, ASM3025357v1 genome has a window encoding:
- the LOC131335954 gene encoding LEAF RUST 10 DISEASE-RESISTANCE LOCUS RECEPTOR-LIKE PROTEIN KINASE-like 1.4 isoform X2, with product MNSQTLSWLPIVSFLSFTTQFLFLQSPLCFSFPDAFFYHSCGNTTFDCGSIAGIGYPFRGHGEPEYCGYPGLDLHCQDGIATVYINNIKYRVLEIDQATQTMKIAREDILESICPQDLVNTTLDNSLFEYASSVVNLDFVYGCSTPFRLILSLIPIPSCNISGLDVYLVVGSRGPDLSCESRVTVPVAGWDGSLDLKELGQAFRGGFKVKWKVDSKGCEECTGSKGRCGFDFVNKNTTCFCPDPPYVSGTCSISTASLPATAPTQPAQGNEQYLNCNQLFQCGNIQGIGYPFWGGSRSDSCGHPSFQLNCTGEAPVLTIESRPYRVLYIDNATYALTVVRQEFWNDICPQYLYDATLDTDHFNYAADTNVLALYYGCRALTLGNTIPNQFTCLANETEGTFGIFTSAGLTTTILNITTCTTNVSVRVNSTVGAGLSSNGTSEKLTEVLDSGFGLVWEANNTNCQRCVGSGGACGSNSSKPGSLVCYCSDGEYDASCGSRGGSSSQMQIVLPVVGAIIAGIGIGWGVFYCRQRKKHKAALSAQAEGKELSTPSLSKGANPPLTNFSRSIPSYHSSKSDFGKASTYFGVQVFSYSELEEATGNFDPSRELGEGGFGTVYYGVLQDGRVVAVKRLYENNFKRVEQFMNEVEILTRLRHESLVTLFGCTSKRSRELLLVYEYIPNGTVADHLHGKKANSGLLSWQVRLNIAIETADALAYLHASDIIHRDVKTNNILLDNDFRVKVADFGLSKLFPTDVTHVSTAPQGTPGYVDPEYYQCYQLTEKSDVYSFGVVLVELISSKQAVDTNRDRHDINLANMAIKKIQNHTLHELVDQSLGFETNSVVRKMATLVAELAFRCLQAEKDMRPSMEEILKTLRGIKNDEPNTQVEVVDIMVDGDVGIAKENPPPMSPDSAGTEKWVSNSSAPNFSG from the exons ATGAACTCCCAAACCCTCTCATGGCTTCCCATCGTCTCCTTCCTTTCCTTCACAACCCAATTCCTATTTCTCCAATCCCCTCTCTGTTTCAGCTTCCCAGATGCGTTCTTCTACCACAGCTGCGGTAACACTACTTTCGATTGCGGCTCCATCGCCGGAATAGGCTACCCTTTCCGCGGGCACGGAGAACCGGAATACTGCGGCTATCCGGGATTAGACCTCCATTGCCAAGACGGTATCGCCACCGTTTACATCAACAACATAAAATACAGGGTTCTGGAAATCGATCAGGCCACCCAGACAATGAAAATCGCCAGAGAAGATATCCTGGAGTCGATTTGCCCGCAGGATTTGGTTAACACCACCCTGGATAACTCCCTGTTCGAGTACGCTTCCAGCGTTGTTAACCTCGATTTCGTCTACGGCTGCTCGACGCCGTTTCGATTGATACTGAGCCTTATCCCGATTCCGTCGTGCAACATTTCTGGGTTGGATGTGTATTTGGTGGTGGGAAGTCGGGGCCCCGATTTGAGCTGCGAGTCTCGGGTTACGGTACCGGTTGCGGGTTGGGACGGGTCGTTGGATTTGAAGGAATTGGGACAAGCTTTCCGAGGAGGGTTTAAGGTTAAATGGAAAGTGGATAGCAAAGGGTGTGAGGAGTGTACCGGGTCTAAAGGGCGGTGCGGGTTTGATTTTGTTAATAAAAATACCACTTGCTTTTGCCCCGACCCGCCTTATGTGTCGGGTACTTGCTCGATTTCTACAGCTTCCCTACCGGCTACGGCACCGACTCAGCCGG CGCAGGGCAACGAACAATACCTGAACTGCAACCAGCTATTCCAATGCGGGAACATCCAGGGAATCGGTTACCCTTTCTGGGGAGGAAGCAGGTCAGATTCCTGCGGCCACCCGAGTTTCCAACTGAACTGCACGGGCGAAGCCCCTGTGCTCACCATCGAGTCGCGGCCTTACCGAGTCCTATACATCGACAACGCAACGTACGCTCTCACAGTAGTCAGACAGGAATTCTGGAACGACATTTGCCCCCAGTACCTCTACGATGCCACGCTGGACACGGACCACTTCAACTACGCAGCTGATACAAACGTTCTAGCGCTTTACTACGGGTGCAGGGCACTTACGCTCGGCAACACGATTCCGAATCAGTTTACGTGCCTCGCGAATGAGACCGAAGGAACTTTCGGTATTTTCACGTCGGCTGGTCTTACTACGACCATCTTGAATATTACTACTTGCACTACAAATGTGAGTGTTCGGGTGAATTCGACTGTGGGTGCGGGTTTGTCGAGCAATGGTACTTCAGAGAAATTGACAGAAGTGCTTGATAGTGGTTTTGGGTTGGTGTGGGAAGCCAACAATACTAACTGTCAGCGGTGTGTCGGCTCGGGCGGGGCGTGCGGGTCGAATTCCTCGAAGCCTGGTTCGCTCGTTTGTTATTGTTCGGATGGGGAGTACGATGCAAGCTGCGGATCAA GGGGAGGTTCAAGTTCGCAGATGCAGATAG TCCTTCCTGTAGTGGGTGCAATCATTGCTGGTATTGGCATAGGATGGGGTGTCTTTTATTGTAGACAACGGAAAAAGCACAAAGCGGCCCTATCTGCCCAAGCTGAAGGCAAAGAGCTTTCAACTCCTTCTCTAAGCAAAGGCGCCAATCCTCCACTAACTAATTTCTCCCGGAGCATTCCGTCTTACCACTCCTCCAAGTCTGACTTTGGAAAGGCAAGCACCTACTTTGGGGTTCAGGTCTTCAGCTACTCTGAACTTGAAGAAGCCACCGGTAATTTTGACCCTTCTAGAGAACTCGGAGAAGGCGGCTTTGGCACCGTATACTATG GGGTTCTCCAGGATGGCCGTGTAGTTGCAGTGAAGCGTCTGTACGAGAACAACTTCAAGAGAGTTGAACAATTCATGAACGAAGTCGAAATCCTCACTCGCTTGCGGCACGAAAGCCTTGTCACTCTTTTTGGATGCACATCAAAACGAAGCCGAGAGCTTCTCCTTGTATACGAATACATCCCCAATGGAACAGTGGCCGATCATCTGCATGGCAAAAAAGCAAATTCCGGTTTGCTTTCTTGGCAAGTCAGGTTGAACATTGCCATAGAGACAGCTGATGCTCTTGCCTATCTCCATGCATCGGATATCATACACCGCGACGTCAAAACCAACAACATTCTTCTGGACAATGATTTCCGGGTGAAAGTGGCTGATTTTGGGTTGTCAAAATTGTTCCCCACTGATGTCACCCATGTGTCGACAGCCCCACAAGGCACACCTGGATATGTGGACCCTGAATACTACCAATGCTACCAACTTACAGAGAAGAGCGATGTTTATAGCTTTGGGGTTGTCCTTGTTGAGCTTATCTCATCAAAGCAAGCCGTTGACACCAACAGGGATAGGCATGACATTAATTTGGCAAATATGGCTATCAAGAAGATTCAAAACCATACGCTGCATGAGTTGGTCGACCAGTCTCTTGGGTTTGAAACAAACAGTGTGGTGAGGAAAATGGCTACGTTGGTGGCAGAGCTAGCTTTTCGATGTTTGCAAGCGGAAAAGGACATGAGGCCTTCAATGGAAGAAATATTGAAGACACTGCGAGGGATTAAGAATGATGAGCCCAATACCCAAGTGGAGGTGGTGGACATTATGGTAGATGGGGATGTTGGGATTGCAAAGGAGAACCCTCCGCCAATGTCACCAGATTCGGCTGGCACAGAGAAATGGGTTAGTAACTCTTCTGCACCTAATTTCAGTGGTTGA
- the LOC131335954 gene encoding LEAF RUST 10 DISEASE-RESISTANCE LOCUS RECEPTOR-LIKE PROTEIN KINASE-like 1.4 isoform X3: MNSQTLSWLPIVSFLSFTTQFLFLQSPLCFSFPDAFFYHSCGNTTFDCGSIAGIGYPFRGHGEPEYCGYPGLDLHCQDGIATVYINNIKYRVLEIDQATQTMKIAREDILESICPQDLVNTTLDNSLFEYASSVVNLDFVYGCSTPFRLILSLIPIPSCNISGLDVYLVVGSRGPDLSCESRVTVPVAGWDGSLDLKELGQAFRGGFKVKWKVDSKGCEECTGSKGRCGFDFVNKNTTCFCPDPPYVSGTCSISTASLPATAPTQPGGGSSSQMQIVLPVVGAIIAGIGIGWGVFYCRQRKKHKAALSAQAEGKELSTPSLSKGANPPLTNFSRSIPSYHSSKSDFGKASTYFGVQVFSYSELEEATGNFDPSRELGEGGFGTVYYGVLQDGRVVAVKRLYENNFKRVEQFMNEVEILTRLRHESLVTLFGCTSKRSRELLLVYEYIPNGTVADHLHGKKANSGLLSWQVRLNIAIETADALAYLHASDIIHRDVKTNNILLDNDFRVKVADFGLSKLFPTDVTHVSTAPQGTPGYVDPEYYQCYQLTEKSDVYSFGVVLVELISSKQAVDTNRDRHDINLANMAIKKIQNHTLHELVDQSLGFETNSVVRKMATLVAELAFRCLQAEKDMRPSMEEILKTLRGIKNDEPNTQVEVVDIMVDGDVGIAKENPPPMSPDSAGTEKWVSNSSAPNFSG, encoded by the exons ATGAACTCCCAAACCCTCTCATGGCTTCCCATCGTCTCCTTCCTTTCCTTCACAACCCAATTCCTATTTCTCCAATCCCCTCTCTGTTTCAGCTTCCCAGATGCGTTCTTCTACCACAGCTGCGGTAACACTACTTTCGATTGCGGCTCCATCGCCGGAATAGGCTACCCTTTCCGCGGGCACGGAGAACCGGAATACTGCGGCTATCCGGGATTAGACCTCCATTGCCAAGACGGTATCGCCACCGTTTACATCAACAACATAAAATACAGGGTTCTGGAAATCGATCAGGCCACCCAGACAATGAAAATCGCCAGAGAAGATATCCTGGAGTCGATTTGCCCGCAGGATTTGGTTAACACCACCCTGGATAACTCCCTGTTCGAGTACGCTTCCAGCGTTGTTAACCTCGATTTCGTCTACGGCTGCTCGACGCCGTTTCGATTGATACTGAGCCTTATCCCGATTCCGTCGTGCAACATTTCTGGGTTGGATGTGTATTTGGTGGTGGGAAGTCGGGGCCCCGATTTGAGCTGCGAGTCTCGGGTTACGGTACCGGTTGCGGGTTGGGACGGGTCGTTGGATTTGAAGGAATTGGGACAAGCTTTCCGAGGAGGGTTTAAGGTTAAATGGAAAGTGGATAGCAAAGGGTGTGAGGAGTGTACCGGGTCTAAAGGGCGGTGCGGGTTTGATTTTGTTAATAAAAATACCACTTGCTTTTGCCCCGACCCGCCTTATGTGTCGGGTACTTGCTCGATTTCTACAGCTTCCCTACCGGCTACGGCACCGACTCAGCCGG GGGGAGGTTCAAGTTCGCAGATGCAGATAG TCCTTCCTGTAGTGGGTGCAATCATTGCTGGTATTGGCATAGGATGGGGTGTCTTTTATTGTAGACAACGGAAAAAGCACAAAGCGGCCCTATCTGCCCAAGCTGAAGGCAAAGAGCTTTCAACTCCTTCTCTAAGCAAAGGCGCCAATCCTCCACTAACTAATTTCTCCCGGAGCATTCCGTCTTACCACTCCTCCAAGTCTGACTTTGGAAAGGCAAGCACCTACTTTGGGGTTCAGGTCTTCAGCTACTCTGAACTTGAAGAAGCCACCGGTAATTTTGACCCTTCTAGAGAACTCGGAGAAGGCGGCTTTGGCACCGTATACTATG GGGTTCTCCAGGATGGCCGTGTAGTTGCAGTGAAGCGTCTGTACGAGAACAACTTCAAGAGAGTTGAACAATTCATGAACGAAGTCGAAATCCTCACTCGCTTGCGGCACGAAAGCCTTGTCACTCTTTTTGGATGCACATCAAAACGAAGCCGAGAGCTTCTCCTTGTATACGAATACATCCCCAATGGAACAGTGGCCGATCATCTGCATGGCAAAAAAGCAAATTCCGGTTTGCTTTCTTGGCAAGTCAGGTTGAACATTGCCATAGAGACAGCTGATGCTCTTGCCTATCTCCATGCATCGGATATCATACACCGCGACGTCAAAACCAACAACATTCTTCTGGACAATGATTTCCGGGTGAAAGTGGCTGATTTTGGGTTGTCAAAATTGTTCCCCACTGATGTCACCCATGTGTCGACAGCCCCACAAGGCACACCTGGATATGTGGACCCTGAATACTACCAATGCTACCAACTTACAGAGAAGAGCGATGTTTATAGCTTTGGGGTTGTCCTTGTTGAGCTTATCTCATCAAAGCAAGCCGTTGACACCAACAGGGATAGGCATGACATTAATTTGGCAAATATGGCTATCAAGAAGATTCAAAACCATACGCTGCATGAGTTGGTCGACCAGTCTCTTGGGTTTGAAACAAACAGTGTGGTGAGGAAAATGGCTACGTTGGTGGCAGAGCTAGCTTTTCGATGTTTGCAAGCGGAAAAGGACATGAGGCCTTCAATGGAAGAAATATTGAAGACACTGCGAGGGATTAAGAATGATGAGCCCAATACCCAAGTGGAGGTGGTGGACATTATGGTAGATGGGGATGTTGGGATTGCAAAGGAGAACCCTCCGCCAATGTCACCAGATTCGGCTGGCACAGAGAAATGGGTTAGTAACTCTTCTGCACCTAATTTCAGTGGTTGA
- the LOC131335954 gene encoding LEAF RUST 10 DISEASE-RESISTANCE LOCUS RECEPTOR-LIKE PROTEIN KINASE-like 1.4 isoform X1 has protein sequence MNSQTLSWLPIVSFLSFTTQFLFLQSPLCFSFPDAFFYHSCGNTTFDCGSIAGIGYPFRGHGEPEYCGYPGLDLHCQDGIATVYINNIKYRVLEIDQATQTMKIAREDILESICPQDLVNTTLDNSLFEYASSVVNLDFVYGCSTPFRLILSLIPIPSCNISGLDVYLVVGSRGPDLSCESRVTVPVAGWDGSLDLKELGQAFRGGFKVKWKVDSKGCEECTGSKGRCGFDFVNKNTTCFCPDPPYVSGTCSISTASLPATAPTQPAQGNEQYLNCNQLFQCGNIQGIGYPFWGGSRSDSCGHPSFQLNCTGEAPVLTIESRPYRVLYIDNATYALTVVRQEFWNDICPQYLYDATLDTDHFNYAADTNVLALYYGCRALTLGNTIPNQFTCLANETEGTFGIFTSAGLTTTILNITTCTTNVSVRVNSTVGAGLSSNGTSEKLTEVLDSGFGLVWEANNTNCQRCVGSGGACGSNSSKPGSLVCYCSDGEYDASCGSSQPGTGGGSSSQMQIVLPVVGAIIAGIGIGWGVFYCRQRKKHKAALSAQAEGKELSTPSLSKGANPPLTNFSRSIPSYHSSKSDFGKASTYFGVQVFSYSELEEATGNFDPSRELGEGGFGTVYYGVLQDGRVVAVKRLYENNFKRVEQFMNEVEILTRLRHESLVTLFGCTSKRSRELLLVYEYIPNGTVADHLHGKKANSGLLSWQVRLNIAIETADALAYLHASDIIHRDVKTNNILLDNDFRVKVADFGLSKLFPTDVTHVSTAPQGTPGYVDPEYYQCYQLTEKSDVYSFGVVLVELISSKQAVDTNRDRHDINLANMAIKKIQNHTLHELVDQSLGFETNSVVRKMATLVAELAFRCLQAEKDMRPSMEEILKTLRGIKNDEPNTQVEVVDIMVDGDVGIAKENPPPMSPDSAGTEKWVSNSSAPNFSG, from the exons ATGAACTCCCAAACCCTCTCATGGCTTCCCATCGTCTCCTTCCTTTCCTTCACAACCCAATTCCTATTTCTCCAATCCCCTCTCTGTTTCAGCTTCCCAGATGCGTTCTTCTACCACAGCTGCGGTAACACTACTTTCGATTGCGGCTCCATCGCCGGAATAGGCTACCCTTTCCGCGGGCACGGAGAACCGGAATACTGCGGCTATCCGGGATTAGACCTCCATTGCCAAGACGGTATCGCCACCGTTTACATCAACAACATAAAATACAGGGTTCTGGAAATCGATCAGGCCACCCAGACAATGAAAATCGCCAGAGAAGATATCCTGGAGTCGATTTGCCCGCAGGATTTGGTTAACACCACCCTGGATAACTCCCTGTTCGAGTACGCTTCCAGCGTTGTTAACCTCGATTTCGTCTACGGCTGCTCGACGCCGTTTCGATTGATACTGAGCCTTATCCCGATTCCGTCGTGCAACATTTCTGGGTTGGATGTGTATTTGGTGGTGGGAAGTCGGGGCCCCGATTTGAGCTGCGAGTCTCGGGTTACGGTACCGGTTGCGGGTTGGGACGGGTCGTTGGATTTGAAGGAATTGGGACAAGCTTTCCGAGGAGGGTTTAAGGTTAAATGGAAAGTGGATAGCAAAGGGTGTGAGGAGTGTACCGGGTCTAAAGGGCGGTGCGGGTTTGATTTTGTTAATAAAAATACCACTTGCTTTTGCCCCGACCCGCCTTATGTGTCGGGTACTTGCTCGATTTCTACAGCTTCCCTACCGGCTACGGCACCGACTCAGCCGG CGCAGGGCAACGAACAATACCTGAACTGCAACCAGCTATTCCAATGCGGGAACATCCAGGGAATCGGTTACCCTTTCTGGGGAGGAAGCAGGTCAGATTCCTGCGGCCACCCGAGTTTCCAACTGAACTGCACGGGCGAAGCCCCTGTGCTCACCATCGAGTCGCGGCCTTACCGAGTCCTATACATCGACAACGCAACGTACGCTCTCACAGTAGTCAGACAGGAATTCTGGAACGACATTTGCCCCCAGTACCTCTACGATGCCACGCTGGACACGGACCACTTCAACTACGCAGCTGATACAAACGTTCTAGCGCTTTACTACGGGTGCAGGGCACTTACGCTCGGCAACACGATTCCGAATCAGTTTACGTGCCTCGCGAATGAGACCGAAGGAACTTTCGGTATTTTCACGTCGGCTGGTCTTACTACGACCATCTTGAATATTACTACTTGCACTACAAATGTGAGTGTTCGGGTGAATTCGACTGTGGGTGCGGGTTTGTCGAGCAATGGTACTTCAGAGAAATTGACAGAAGTGCTTGATAGTGGTTTTGGGTTGGTGTGGGAAGCCAACAATACTAACTGTCAGCGGTGTGTCGGCTCGGGCGGGGCGTGCGGGTCGAATTCCTCGAAGCCTGGTTCGCTCGTTTGTTATTGTTCGGATGGGGAGTACGATGCAAGCTGCGGATCAAGTCAACCCGGAACAG GGGGAGGTTCAAGTTCGCAGATGCAGATAG TCCTTCCTGTAGTGGGTGCAATCATTGCTGGTATTGGCATAGGATGGGGTGTCTTTTATTGTAGACAACGGAAAAAGCACAAAGCGGCCCTATCTGCCCAAGCTGAAGGCAAAGAGCTTTCAACTCCTTCTCTAAGCAAAGGCGCCAATCCTCCACTAACTAATTTCTCCCGGAGCATTCCGTCTTACCACTCCTCCAAGTCTGACTTTGGAAAGGCAAGCACCTACTTTGGGGTTCAGGTCTTCAGCTACTCTGAACTTGAAGAAGCCACCGGTAATTTTGACCCTTCTAGAGAACTCGGAGAAGGCGGCTTTGGCACCGTATACTATG GGGTTCTCCAGGATGGCCGTGTAGTTGCAGTGAAGCGTCTGTACGAGAACAACTTCAAGAGAGTTGAACAATTCATGAACGAAGTCGAAATCCTCACTCGCTTGCGGCACGAAAGCCTTGTCACTCTTTTTGGATGCACATCAAAACGAAGCCGAGAGCTTCTCCTTGTATACGAATACATCCCCAATGGAACAGTGGCCGATCATCTGCATGGCAAAAAAGCAAATTCCGGTTTGCTTTCTTGGCAAGTCAGGTTGAACATTGCCATAGAGACAGCTGATGCTCTTGCCTATCTCCATGCATCGGATATCATACACCGCGACGTCAAAACCAACAACATTCTTCTGGACAATGATTTCCGGGTGAAAGTGGCTGATTTTGGGTTGTCAAAATTGTTCCCCACTGATGTCACCCATGTGTCGACAGCCCCACAAGGCACACCTGGATATGTGGACCCTGAATACTACCAATGCTACCAACTTACAGAGAAGAGCGATGTTTATAGCTTTGGGGTTGTCCTTGTTGAGCTTATCTCATCAAAGCAAGCCGTTGACACCAACAGGGATAGGCATGACATTAATTTGGCAAATATGGCTATCAAGAAGATTCAAAACCATACGCTGCATGAGTTGGTCGACCAGTCTCTTGGGTTTGAAACAAACAGTGTGGTGAGGAAAATGGCTACGTTGGTGGCAGAGCTAGCTTTTCGATGTTTGCAAGCGGAAAAGGACATGAGGCCTTCAATGGAAGAAATATTGAAGACACTGCGAGGGATTAAGAATGATGAGCCCAATACCCAAGTGGAGGTGGTGGACATTATGGTAGATGGGGATGTTGGGATTGCAAAGGAGAACCCTCCGCCAATGTCACCAGATTCGGCTGGCACAGAGAAATGGGTTAGTAACTCTTCTGCACCTAATTTCAGTGGTTGA